In Salinibacterium sp. ZJ70, one DNA window encodes the following:
- a CDS encoding class I adenylate-forming enzyme family protein, with translation MTKLHAVGDPVEALAARAATDPHLPAVITSDVVLSAGELWDSALRIAVWLDEQGIREGEGVAISLPAPLESAFAVGALVHGAVAGVAVPGIRVGDAAPAKRIIAAAPFPGAHPAHTILVDQSVLARLASIDPERAPLRAHDPQAPARIVFSSGTTGEPKAVVFSRYALQRRIVAARTWITDLPFMSLMGPASTSAQATFLHALVHGEPHVVGGRAEQNLAMLREHDVRAAQGSPHQWRAVLNIARRSGEKLPALQILQSAGAPMPTALAAELASWFGVQIREVYGATEVGAVAVGDGVRDGGPVGRVLPHATVEIEDDDGRQVSDGVEGSVRIRTDGLALGYLGVEGPRASGLADGWFRPGDRGFLQEGELFLSGRSDDLVNAAGVKIMPHRVEELALQLPGVEDVCVCAVVDHRGASQIALAYVGDLGDQAAAARVLRAALGDAAPGIIVRVGELARTVTGKLRRTEIQAEIERRAQSYVGM, from the coding sequence GTGACGAAACTCCATGCCGTCGGCGATCCCGTCGAGGCGCTCGCCGCACGCGCGGCCACGGACCCTCACCTCCCGGCTGTCATCACATCCGACGTCGTGCTCTCGGCTGGAGAGCTCTGGGACAGCGCGCTCCGCATCGCTGTGTGGCTCGACGAGCAGGGGATCAGGGAGGGCGAGGGGGTCGCGATCTCGCTCCCTGCCCCGCTCGAGTCGGCGTTCGCCGTCGGGGCGCTCGTCCATGGCGCTGTCGCCGGCGTCGCCGTTCCCGGTATCCGCGTGGGAGACGCGGCACCAGCGAAGCGCATCATCGCCGCGGCGCCGTTTCCGGGGGCGCATCCTGCGCACACGATCCTCGTCGACCAGTCGGTGCTCGCGCGGCTCGCATCGATCGATCCCGAGCGGGCCCCGCTGAGAGCGCATGATCCGCAGGCACCGGCGCGGATCGTGTTCTCGAGTGGCACGACGGGGGAACCCAAGGCTGTCGTGTTCTCGCGGTACGCGCTGCAGAGGCGCATCGTCGCCGCGCGCACCTGGATCACGGACCTCCCCTTCATGTCGCTGATGGGTCCTGCCTCGACGAGTGCACAGGCCACGTTCCTGCACGCGCTGGTTCATGGTGAACCGCACGTCGTGGGCGGGCGCGCCGAGCAGAATCTCGCGATGCTGCGAGAGCACGATGTGCGGGCCGCGCAGGGTTCGCCGCATCAGTGGCGAGCGGTTCTGAACATCGCGCGACGGTCGGGCGAGAAGCTCCCCGCGCTGCAGATCCTGCAGAGCGCCGGGGCGCCGATGCCGACGGCGCTCGCCGCCGAGCTCGCATCATGGTTCGGCGTGCAGATCCGCGAGGTGTACGGGGCGACGGAGGTCGGAGCTGTGGCGGTCGGAGACGGTGTGCGGGACGGGGGCCCGGTGGGACGAGTGCTCCCTCACGCCACCGTCGAGATCGAAGATGACGACGGGCGACAGGTGAGTGACGGCGTCGAAGGGTCTGTGCGCATCCGCACTGACGGTCTCGCCTTGGGCTATCTGGGGGTGGAGGGGCCCCGTGCTTCTGGACTGGCGGACGGATGGTTCCGGCCAGGTGATCGCGGGTTCCTGCAGGAAGGCGAGCTGTTTCTGAGCGGGCGCAGCGACGACCTCGTCAATGCCGCCGGGGTGAAGATCATGCCGCACCGGGTCGAGGAGCTCGCGTTGCAGCTGCCGGGCGTCGAGGATGTCTGCGTCTGTGCTGTGGTCGACCATCGAGGTGCGAGTCAGATCGCCTTGGCGTACGTCGGAGATCTCGGAGATCAGGCGGCCGCGGCGAGGGTGTTGCGGGCGGCGCTCGGAGATGCCGCTCCTGGCATCATCGTGCGGGTGGGTGAACTAGCGCGCACGGTGACGGGAAAACTGCGCCGGACGGAGATCCAGGCGGAGATCGAACGCCGGGCGCAGAGCTACGTCGGGATGTGA
- a CDS encoding FadR/GntR family transcriptional regulator, with protein sequence MSDASGDASSLVHELVFRPVRTGNSLEDTVSRLMQTIRLGVVAPGEALPAERELAARFSVSRDTLREAIRELTDAGYLTSRRGRYGGTFVTDPLPTTTEAPPPDPAELEDVVSVREVLETGTARLAAGRELGAAQRSELWARLADVRTASPEDYRRLDSRLHLTIAELAGVPSLVALIADNRTRVNELLDSFPLLTRNIDHSNHQHEQIVLAILAGDEAGAEEAMREHVAGSAALLRGFLAHPEPRGRG encoded by the coding sequence GTGAGCGACGCATCCGGCGACGCCTCGTCGCTCGTCCACGAACTCGTCTTCCGGCCGGTGCGCACCGGCAACTCCCTCGAGGACACGGTGTCGCGCCTCATGCAGACGATCCGTCTCGGCGTCGTCGCCCCCGGCGAGGCGCTGCCCGCAGAGCGCGAGCTCGCGGCGCGCTTCTCGGTGAGCCGCGACACCCTGCGCGAAGCGATCCGGGAGCTCACGGATGCGGGCTATCTCACCTCGCGCCGCGGGCGCTACGGCGGCACCTTCGTGACCGATCCGCTGCCCACCACCACGGAGGCGCCGCCGCCGGATCCGGCAGAGCTCGAGGATGTCGTGAGCGTGCGCGAGGTGCTCGAGACGGGCACCGCCCGCCTCGCCGCGGGGCGGGAGCTGGGCGCCGCCCAGCGCAGCGAGCTGTGGGCGCGCCTCGCGGATGTGCGCACTGCGTCGCCCGAGGACTACCGGCGGCTCGATTCGCGCCTGCACCTGACCATCGCGGAGCTCGCGGGCGTGCCGTCGCTCGTGGCGCTCATCGCCGACAACCGCACGCGTGTGAACGAGCTGCTCGACAGCTTCCCTCTGCTCACGCGCAACATCGACCACTCGAACCACCAGCACGAGCAGATCGTGCTCGCGATCCTCGCGGGCGACGAGGCGGGGGCCGAGGAGGCGATGCGGGAGCATGTGGCGGGCTCGGCGGCGCTGCTGCGCGGCTTCCTCGCGCATCCGGAACCGCGCGGCCGGGGCTGA